The Parcubacteria group bacterium genome window below encodes:
- a CDS encoding glycosyltransferase family 1 protein produces the protein MTKVIGIDASRAFQKNRTGIEEYSYQTIKNLMNKLEGHRVVLYIRKNQQIDFKLPEDWRTKVIRWPYLWTQIGLSLELLFHPADVLFIPAHTIPFIHPDNTVVTIHGLEYEFCPKAYSFWERIYMRCVIKNSCRWAKTIIAVSNNTRNDLIKLYKVLPEKIKVIYEGYDSNFQFSIFNFQSNSNDQIFNDKKNTRYLLFIGRLEERKNVVGIVEAFEILKEKYHISHKLILAGGKGYGFKKIKSEIQDTKYKSDIILKGFVRNEEKYELIRNADVFLFPSFYEGFGLPILEAQSVGTPVVTSNISSMPEIVCHSERLAKNPRVSNKSFFCNHSGSFAEAAQDDKCSAILVDPNSPQEIAEATYELISEEKLKNDIINKGLENVKRFSWEKCGEEIADLILC, from the coding sequence TGACGAAAGTCATAGGCATTGATGCTTCGCGGGCTTTTCAAAAAAACCGCACCGGTATCGAAGAATATTCTTATCAAACAATCAAAAACCTGATGAATAAACTGGAAGGGCATCGGGTTGTTTTATATATCCGCAAGAATCAGCAAATAGATTTCAAGCTTCCTGAAGATTGGAGGACAAAAGTTATTAGATGGCCGTATTTATGGACGCAAATCGGATTATCGCTGGAATTGTTATTTCATCCGGCAGATGTTTTATTTATTCCGGCGCATACGATTCCGTTCATACATCCCGATAATACCGTGGTTACAATACACGGTTTGGAATATGAGTTTTGTCCCAAGGCCTATTCTTTTTGGGAAAGGATTTATATGCGATGCGTGATTAAAAATTCCTGCCGGTGGGCAAAGACTATCATAGCAGTGTCTAATAACACTAGGAATGATTTGATAAAGTTGTATAAAGTTTTGCCGGAAAAGATAAAAGTTATCTATGAGGGATATGATAGCAATTTTCAATTTTCAATTTTCAATTTTCAATCAAATTCCAATGATCAAATTTTCAATGACAAAAAAAATACAAGATATCTATTATTTATCGGACGTCTTGAAGAGCGAAAAAATGTTGTCGGTATTGTTGAAGCTTTTGAGATTTTAAAGGAAAAATATCATATTTCGCATAAGCTGATTTTGGCAGGAGGAAAGGGTTATGGCTTTAAAAAAATAAAATCTGAAATTCAAGATACAAAATACAAAAGTGATATTATTTTAAAGGGATTTGTGCGCAACGAGGAAAAATATGAATTAATTAGAAATGCAGATGTGTTTCTGTTCCCCAGTTTTTATGAAGGATTCGGTTTGCCAATTTTGGAGGCGCAAAGCGTAGGAACTCCGGTCGTGACTTCTAATATTTCCTCGATGCCAGAGATTGTTTGTCATTCTGAGCGCCTCGCGAAGAATCCCAGAGTTAGCAATAAAAGTTTTTTTTGCAATCATTCGGGATCCTTCGCCGAGGCGGCTCAGGATGACAAATGCTCAGCGATTTTAGTGGATCCTAACAGTCCGCAAGAAATTGCGGAAGCAACATACGAGCTAATTTCGGAGGAAAAATTGAAAAATGATATAATAAATAAAGGACTGGAAAATGTGAAGAGGTTCAGTTGGGAAAAATGCGGGGAGGAAATTGCTGATTTAATTTTATGTTAA
- a CDS encoding glycosyltransferase encodes MLKKDLKVAIVHDFLIQYGGAERVLEVIAEIFPEAPIYTLLYDQEKMGDKFAKKEIRTSYLQKFPKFLRKRYQWLLPSFVVVPETFDLRDFDLVISSTGAWSKGIITRLNTVHISYLHSPMRFVWELSHGYIRGFFSRLLLSYVRMWDKLASERPDYLIANSRYTQERIKKYYRRESLVIYPPAYNSVILNEMKNPSVSNTGFNLNCSGSFVAATQDDKFFLIVSRLSPYKKVDLAVEAFNKLGLPLVIIGEGKQKKYLEKIAKNNIKILGWASDKKLSEYYSNARAFIFPSDDDFGMTMVEAMSYDVPVIAYRKGGALEIVEEGKTGEFFDAQTPEVLADGVRRFIEKENSYDKADIINRAKEFSKERFKRKLGEFINKVL; translated from the coding sequence ATGTTAAAGAAAGATTTAAAAGTAGCCATTGTCCATGACTTTCTGATCCAGTATGGCGGGGCGGAGAGGGTTTTGGAAGTGATAGCGGAGATTTTTCCGGAAGCGCCGATCTATACTTTGCTTTATGACCAGGAGAAAATGGGTGATAAGTTTGCCAAGAAAGAAATCAGGACTTCATATCTTCAAAAGTTTCCCAAGTTTTTGCGAAAAAGATACCAGTGGCTTTTGCCATCCTTCGTGGTTGTTCCGGAAACATTTGATCTGCGGGATTTTGATCTGGTTATTTCTTCAACCGGAGCTTGGAGCAAGGGAATTATAACTAGACTCAATACAGTTCATATTTCATATCTCCATTCTCCGATGAGATTTGTCTGGGAACTTTCGCACGGATATATCAGAGGATTTTTTTCCAGATTATTGCTTAGCTATGTTCGGATGTGGGATAAATTAGCCTCAGAAAGGCCGGATTATTTGATTGCCAATTCTCGCTATACGCAAGAGAGAATTAAAAAATATTATCGAAGAGAAAGTTTGGTGATTTATCCTCCGGCTTACAATTCTGTCATTCTGAACGAAATGAAGAATCCCAGTGTTAGCAATACAGGCTTTAATTTAAATTGTTCGGGATCCTTCGTCGCGGCGACTCAGGATGACAAGTTTTTTCTAATTGTTTCTCGTTTATCGCCATACAAGAAAGTCGATTTGGCGGTTGAAGCTTTTAATAAATTAGGGCTTCCACTGGTGATAATCGGCGAAGGAAAACAAAAAAAATATTTGGAAAAAATAGCCAAAAATAATATAAAGATATTGGGCTGGGCTTCCGATAAAAAATTATCTGAATATTATTCAAATGCCAGGGCTTTTATTTTTCCGTCGGATGATGATTTTGGAATGACGATGGTTGAAGCGATGAGCTATGACGTGCCGGTAATCGCTTATCGAAAAGGCGGGGCACTGGAAATCGTCGAGGAAGGGAAAACCGGAGAATTTTTCGATGCGCAGACTCCCGAAGTTTTGGCGGATGGAGTGAGAAGATTCATTGAAAAAGAAAATAGCTATGATAAAGCGGATATTATTAATAGGGCTAAAGAGTTTTCGAAAGAGAGATTTAAGAGAAAATTAGGTGAGTTTATAAATAAAGTTTTGTAA
- a CDS encoding AAA family ATPase encodes MNFIGNAKAVKLSNKAIENRKISQAYLFSGPEGVGKFTLAKIFANSVISERNIFKNDVLSLAGKEEDELDLATIEPEIEEKKGVKKEKDIKIEKIREAQKDLALYPYSGKKKVLIINNAHRMTVSAQNALLKSLEEPNETSIIILVTHNDSKIISTIKSRCQKINFSLADLKEIKKMFDGDIDSNDLVTFSMGRPGLALKMKENKEEFDARKKELEHIKRFPDIGVNERFKLAEKMSSDTMNAIKKFEFWMWIIRLEALRSNNAKGFFSFGTIERIEKSLEIIKSTNANARLVLENLFLEI; translated from the coding sequence ATGAATTTTATCGGCAATGCTAAAGCAGTAAAATTATCAAATAAAGCCATAGAGAATAGAAAAATCTCTCAGGCTTATCTTTTTTCCGGTCCAGAGGGAGTGGGAAAATTTACTTTGGCAAAAATTTTTGCCAATTCTGTAATTTCTGAGAGAAACATATTTAAAAATGATGTATTATCACTTGCGGGAAAAGAAGAAGATGAGCTTGATTTGGCAACTATTGAACCGGAAATTGAAGAAAAAAAGGGAGTAAAAAAAGAAAAAGATATCAAAATAGAAAAAATTAGGGAAGCGCAAAAAGATTTAGCCCTGTATCCATATAGCGGAAAAAAGAAAGTCTTGATCATTAATAATGCCCATCGGATGACTGTTTCTGCTCAAAACGCTTTGCTAAAATCGCTGGAAGAGCCTAATGAAACTTCAATTATTATCCTGGTAACGCACAATGATTCGAAAATTATCTCTACAATAAAATCAAGGTGCCAGAAAATAAATTTTTCTTTAGCAGATTTGAAAGAAATTAAGAAAATGTTTGATGGCGACATAGATTCCAACGATTTAGTAACTTTTTCAATGGGTCGTCCGGGGCTGGCGCTAAAAATGAAAGAAAATAAGGAAGAATTTGATGCCAGAAAGAAAGAGTTGGAACATATCAAAAGATTTCCCGATATTGGGGTAAATGAAAGGTTCAAGCTGGCGGAAAAAATGTCTTCTGATACGATGAACGCTATAAAAAAATTTGAATTTTGGATGTGGATTATCAGACTGGAAGCTCTTAGAAGCAACAATGCTAAAGGATTTTTTAGCTTTGGAACAATAGAAAGAATAGAAAAAAGTTTAGAAATAATAAAAAGTACCAACGCTAATGCCAGATTGGTTTTGGAAAATTTATTTTTGGAAATATGA
- a CDS encoding FtsQ-type POTRA domain-containing protein: protein MFWRKKKNKRLNLELRASKKRKSFFERKEDVLSNDAFSKIIFRFIFLLFAVSLAYILFLSPFLEIRKVYLEGTIELNREDVNNKINEVLAKKTLNLISRNNFILFPYSKIKSELLGGFKKISNVKIEKIFPDSIKVKITERKSLLIWCSAGPCFIIDENGYAYTGADFESEEIKQNNLLSIIDNSGKPVIMGEKILNDNYIKFAISLKDELDRETGIKVNSEYHTGSKMADEVKVKTEEGWEIYFSAVLPIEDSVRTLKTFLDKEIDQGERSKLEYVDLRAENRAYYKFKDEESQNSTEAQQPAQQDGENEDNKKKE, encoded by the coding sequence ATGTTTTGGAGAAAAAAGAAAAACAAGAGATTGAATCTCGAACTCAGGGCTTCCAAAAAAAGAAAGAGTTTTTTTGAGAGAAAAGAAGATGTTTTGTCGAACGATGCTTTTTCAAAGATTATTTTTCGTTTTATTTTTCTTTTGTTTGCCGTATCACTGGCGTATATTCTTTTTCTCTCACCATTTCTGGAAATAAGAAAAGTTTATTTGGAAGGAACTATCGAATTAAATCGCGAAGACGTTAACAATAAGATTAATGAAGTGTTGGCGAAAAAAACTTTGAATCTTATTTCTAGGAATAATTTTATTCTTTTCCCATATAGCAAGATTAAATCAGAACTTCTCGGAGGTTTCAAGAAAATAAGCAATGTAAAAATAGAAAAGATTTTTCCTGATTCAATAAAAGTGAAAATTACCGAAAGAAAATCGCTTCTGATATGGTGCAGCGCCGGCCCATGCTTCATAATTGATGAAAATGGCTATGCTTATACTGGAGCCGATTTTGAATCGGAAGAGATAAAACAAAATAATCTTTTAAGCATCATTGACAATAGCGGTAAACCTGTAATAATGGGCGAAAAGATATTAAATGATAATTATATTAAATTCGCTATATCATTAAAAGACGAGCTTGATAGAGAAACTGGAATAAAAGTAAATAGCGAATATCATACAGGGTCAAAAATGGCAGATGAAGTTAAAGTCAAAACAGAAGAAGGATGGGAAATATATTTTTCTGCTGTTTTGCCAATAGAGGATAGTGTCAGGACGCTTAAGACATTTTTAGATAAAGAAATTGACCAGGGAGAAAGGAGCAAATTGGAATATGTTGATCTTCGGGCAGAGAATAGAGCATATTATAAATTTAAAGATGAAGAATCGCAGAATAGTACGGAAGCACAGCAACCGGCGCAACAAGATGGCGAAAATGAGGATAATAAAAAGAAGGAATAA
- the ychF gene encoding redox-regulated ATPase YchF, giving the protein MKVGIVGLPNVGKSTLFKALTRNPVDINNYPFCTIEPNVGIVKVPDFRLEKLAEMSKSKKIVPAIVEFVDIAGLVKGASVGEGLGNKFLSHIREVDAIVQVVRIFESFNIAHVYDRVNPIEDVEIINTELILADLETVEKGELRFEKEKKGNIKDSGKKLEIIAKIKKALEDGKLAIESEIDSKDEIAKIVVRELSLLTMKPFLYVYNACPVKSDEVGAKLFNGVSYKIPEELTKRENFIVLDIKIEEELNKMSKEEIEEMELKSNINELILESYKLLGLITFLTTGEDESRAWTIKNSSTAPEAGVAIHNDFKDRFIRADVIFWDKLLEAGSWSKARELGWLRTEGKEYIVKDGDVIEFKI; this is encoded by the coding sequence ATGAAAGTTGGCATCGTTGGATTGCCCAATGTTGGAAAGTCTACGCTTTTTAAGGCTTTGACGCGCAATCCCGTGGATATTAATAATTATCCCTTTTGCACGATTGAGCCGAATGTGGGAATCGTGAAAGTTCCTGATTTTCGTTTGGAAAAACTGGCGGAAATGTCGAAGAGCAAAAAAATTGTTCCGGCGATTGTTGAATTTGTCGATATTGCCGGTTTGGTAAAAGGCGCTTCAGTTGGAGAGGGACTGGGAAATAAATTTTTGTCGCATATTCGGGAAGTAGATGCGATTGTTCAAGTTGTTCGGATATTCGAAAGCTTTAACATAGCTCACGTTTATGATCGCGTTAATCCGATTGAAGACGTTGAGATAATTAACACAGAATTAATTTTGGCCGATCTGGAAACGGTTGAGAAAGGAGAGTTGAGATTTGAGAAAGAGAAAAAAGGAAATATTAAAGATTCAGGCAAAAAGCTAGAAATTATTGCAAAAATCAAGAAAGCTTTGGAAGACGGAAAATTGGCCATTGAATCAGAAATAGACTCGAAGGATGAAATAGCCAAAATAGTCGTTAGAGAACTCTCACTTTTAACAATGAAGCCATTCCTATATGTTTATAATGCTTGCCCCGTTAAATCCGACGAAGTCGGAGCGAAGCTATTTAACGGGGTTTCCTACAAAATTCCAGAAGAGCTAACTAAGAGGGAAAATTTTATTGTTTTGGATATCAAAATCGAAGAAGAGCTGAATAAAATGTCAAAAGAAGAAATTGAAGAGATGGAGCTAAAAAGTAACATTAACGAACTTATTTTAGAATCATATAAACTTTTAGGTCTCATTACCTTTCTGACGACCGGAGAAGATGAAAGCCGGGCTTGGACAATTAAAAATAGTTCGACGGCCCCGGAAGCCGGAGTGGCGATTCATAATGATTTCAAAGACAGATTTATTCGGGCAGATGTGATTTTTTGGGACAAGCTTTTGGAGGCTGGCTCCTGGAGCAAAGCTCGGGAACTAGGCTGGCTCCGGACGGAAGGAAAGGAATATATTGTAAAAGATGGGGATGTGATTGAGTTTAAAATATAG
- the groL gene encoding chaperonin GroEL (60 kDa chaperone family; promotes refolding of misfolded polypeptides especially under stressful conditions; forms two stacked rings of heptamers to form a barrel-shaped 14mer; ends can be capped by GroES; misfolded proteins enter the barrel where they are refolded when GroES binds) has protein sequence MAKQIEYSAEARKKIKIGFDKVADTVKTTLGPKGRNVILDKGFGSPAITNDGVTIAKEIELEDKFENIGASLIKEVADKTNEAAGDGTTTSTVIAQALLREGLKFVEIGISPIGIRQSMEKAKDEIIEMLKKNSKKITSKEEIAQVATISAESEEMGKMIAGVMQEVGNDGVITVEESQTFGFSKEVVEGMNFDKGYVSPYMITNIEDQTAEIKEPYILVTDKKISAIADILPILEKVAKQGKKEMVIVAEEVEGEALATLVVNKLRGVLNVLAIKAPEFGDNRKQMLEDIAILTGAQVISEDKGMKLDKIELNMLGKAQKIISTKDDTTIIGGKGKKNDIDARVEQIENQIKKSDGDYEKGKLKKRMAKLSGGVAVIKVGAASETELNYIKAKMEDALSATKAAVEEGIVAGGGVALAKAAWQLSEKIKKTEPKTVEFNAGYGALIAALADPLKQISENTGKKESAVIINEILKQKSVNYGYNAKEDRYEADMIKAGIIDPLKVTRTALENAVSVVAMLLTTEAVVTDMAEKKCDCGSGGSGMPGMGGMM, from the coding sequence ATGGCGAAACAGATAGAATACAGCGCGGAAGCGCGAAAAAAGATTAAAATCGGCTTTGATAAAGTCGCCGACACGGTGAAAACCACACTTGGGCCAAAAGGCCGTAATGTTATTCTAGACAAAGGTTTCGGCTCTCCCGCTATTACCAATGACGGAGTGACCATTGCCAAAGAAATTGAATTGGAGGACAAGTTTGAAAATATCGGAGCTTCACTTATCAAAGAAGTAGCGGACAAAACCAATGAAGCTGCCGGAGACGGAACCACCACTTCCACTGTTATTGCCCAAGCCTTGCTTCGAGAGGGGCTAAAATTTGTGGAAATAGGAATAAGCCCGATTGGAATAAGGCAATCAATGGAAAAAGCCAAAGATGAAATTATAGAGATGCTTAAAAAAAATTCTAAGAAGATAACTTCCAAAGAAGAAATTGCTCAGGTGGCAACTATTTCTGCTGAGTCGGAAGAAATGGGGAAAATGATTGCCGGCGTGATGCAGGAAGTAGGAAATGATGGAGTAATCACTGTTGAAGAAAGCCAGACTTTCGGATTTTCCAAAGAAGTGGTTGAAGGAATGAATTTCGACAAGGGATACGTTTCTCCGTATATGATTACTAACATTGAAGACCAAACAGCGGAAATAAAAGAGCCATATATTTTGGTGACTGACAAAAAAATATCCGCTATTGCCGATATTTTGCCTATTTTGGAAAAAGTTGCCAAGCAAGGGAAGAAAGAGATGGTTATTGTCGCCGAGGAAGTTGAAGGAGAGGCACTGGCAACTTTGGTCGTGAATAAACTCAGAGGAGTGCTTAATGTTTTGGCTATCAAAGCTCCTGAGTTCGGAGATAATCGAAAACAAATGTTGGAAGATATTGCGATTTTGACTGGAGCACAGGTTATTTCTGAGGACAAAGGAATGAAATTGGATAAAATCGAGCTTAATATGCTGGGAAAAGCGCAAAAAATAATTTCCACTAAAGATGACACCACTATCATTGGAGGAAAAGGAAAGAAAAATGATATCGATGCCAGGGTTGAGCAAATTGAGAATCAAATTAAAAAATCCGATGGTGATTATGAAAAAGGAAAACTCAAAAAGAGAATGGCAAAACTTTCCGGAGGTGTAGCGGTAATAAAGGTAGGAGCAGCTAGTGAAACAGAGCTTAATTATATCAAAGCAAAAATGGAGGACGCCTTGTCAGCTACAAAAGCTGCTGTAGAAGAAGGAATAGTAGCAGGAGGAGGTGTGGCTCTAGCTAAAGCAGCTTGGCAATTGAGCGAAAAGATAAAAAAAACAGAACCGAAGACAGTTGAATTTAATGCCGGATACGGCGCTTTGATAGCAGCTTTGGCAGATCCGTTGAAACAAATATCAGAAAATACCGGGAAAAAAGAGTCGGCAGTTATAATTAATGAGATATTAAAGCAAAAAAGTGTAAATTATGGCTATAATGCCAAAGAAGATAGATATGAAGCTGATATGATTAAAGCTGGAATTATCGATCCGCTAAAAGTTACCAGAACAGCTCTTGAAAATGCAGTTTCGGTGGTAGCGATGCTGTTAACTACCGAAGCGGTAGTAACTGATATGGCGGAAAAGAAATGTGATTGCGGAAGCGGCGGTTCAGGAATGCCGGGGATGGGCGGAATGATGTGA
- a CDS encoding HAMP domain-containing sensor histidine kinase has translation MKLKDFVIEFNIKKEAKDLGVSVWQAPSFLFMLMGIFIVIVMAVVYYISRFYNSPEVLVFSESAVVIVIFSIGNIIIKSVEQIARANKIKSEFVTIASHQLKTPLSQMNWELELLISKHRNGLNAKQLSLINNIEQSHETMARLVNDLLDVARIDQGKLILNKEKINIINIIAEIIKNNNILAKASNVEINFIKPDEIPEIIGDKKRMGVVIDNLISNAVKYIEKKGFVEIKVEADNKNINVYVKDNGVGIPDNQQDKVFQKFFRSNNAVRYQTEGTGLGLYISKNIVEQSGGKIWFKSIEGIGSDFWFSLPINNLTK, from the coding sequence ATGAAATTAAAAGATTTTGTAATTGAATTTAACATTAAAAAAGAAGCAAAAGATTTGGGTGTCTCTGTTTGGCAAGCTCCGAGTTTCTTATTCATGCTAATGGGAATATTTATAGTAATAGTAATGGCAGTTGTTTATTATATTTCTCGTTTTTATAATTCTCCTGAAGTTTTGGTTTTTAGTGAAAGTGCCGTAGTAATTGTTATTTTTTCAATAGGAAACATCATAATTAAAAGCGTTGAGCAGATAGCCAGAGCAAATAAAATAAAGTCAGAATTTGTTACCATAGCTTCGCATCAATTAAAAACCCCGCTCTCCCAAATGAACTGGGAGCTAGAGCTTCTTATTTCCAAACATAGAAATGGATTAAATGCCAAGCAGTTAAGCTTAATTAACAACATAGAGCAATCTCATGAAACAATGGCGAGGCTTGTTAATGATCTTTTAGATGTAGCCAGAATTGATCAAGGAAAACTTATTCTAAACAAGGAAAAGATAAATATAATTAATATAATAGCTGAAATTATTAAAAATAATAATATCTTGGCTAAAGCTAGCAATGTCGAAATTAATTTCATAAAACCGGATGAAATTCCTGAAATTATTGGCGATAAAAAAAGAATGGGAGTGGTTATTGATAATCTTATTTCCAATGCGGTAAAATATATTGAAAAAAAAGGATTTGTTGAGATAAAAGTTGAAGCGGATAATAAAAACATAAATGTTTATGTAAAAGATAACGGGGTTGGGATACCTGATAATCAACAGGATAAAGTGTTTCAAAAATTTTTTCGGAGCAATAACGCAGTTCGTTATCAAACCGAAGGAACTGGATTGGGCTTGTATATAAGCAAGAACATAGTTGAACAATCGGGAGGAAAAATATGGTTTAAATCTATTGAAGGGATTGGATCTGATTTTTGGTTTTCGTTGCCGATAAATAATTTAACAAAATAA
- a CDS encoding response regulator, with product MEKKKILIVEDDCILQKALQEFLVEEGFEIFCALDGEEGVKMGKEKTPDLILLDIILPRKDGFEVLKELKSYEKTKKIPVVLLTNLGSLNDIEKAIALGATTYLIKADYKLEEVSRKIKEILGIH from the coding sequence ATGGAAAAGAAAAAAATATTAATTGTTGAAGATGACTGTATTCTTCAAAAAGCTCTTCAAGAATTCCTGGTCGAGGAAGGATTTGAAATTTTTTGTGCTTTAGATGGAGAAGAAGGCGTTAAGATGGGAAAAGAAAAAACCCCCGATCTGATATTGCTCGATATTATTCTTCCCAGGAAAGATGGATTTGAAGTCCTTAAGGAGTTGAAATCTTATGAAAAAACAAAAAAAATTCCAGTAGTTCTTTTGACTAACCTAGGAAGCTTAAATGATATAGAAAAAGCTATCGCATTGGGAGCAACTACATATTTGATAAAAGCTGATTATAAACTTGAAGAAGTTTCCAGGAAAATAAAAGAAATACTCGGAATTCATTGA
- a CDS encoding ATPase, T2SS/T4P/T4SS family: MRIGNERLKDFILDANIVDKNKLSEAYEEAAREGKQLGNFLLEKNLVSDMELRKLYAYILGIPYVDLKKNIISPDILQVVPELIAKKYNIVAFEKTGKDLKVAMLNPEDLQTIDFIKKKTGLKITPCLATLESIQSVIRQYEKSLKAEFGDIIEKSSEEIAGKQDKEKDEDLEEIAQGLPVIRIIDTLLKHAILQSASDIHIEPEEKDVVVRYRIDGVLHDAMTLPREVLSGLVARIKVLSNLKLDEHRLPQDGRFKIENESYKFSLRVSILPVFDGEKIVMRLLDETSKGLTLEKMGLSGLSLEIVHREIKKPNGMVLVTGPTGSGKTTTLYTVMDIINTAEVNISTVEDPVEYRMPRINQTQVNTKIGMTFASALRSLLRQDPDIIMVGEIRDKETLEIAIQAAMTGHLVLSTLHTNSASGALPRMIDMGAEPFLIASTVNVIIAQRLVRKLCPECRSEYILTDKEIKTLKNGIDMDGILKYLKNSKEFDKIIKADDDWSNIKFYKSKGCEQCGNEGYRGRVGIFEVLGINEEIEKLIVESASTETIEKKAKEKGMATMIEDGFAKAVQGTTSIEEVIRVTKE, from the coding sequence ATGAGAATTGGGAATGAGCGTCTGAAGGATTTCATTCTAGACGCAAATATTGTTGACAAAAATAAACTCAGTGAGGCCTACGAAGAGGCAGCTAGAGAAGGAAAGCAATTAGGTAATTTTCTGTTAGAAAAGAATCTTGTTAGTGATATGGAGCTCCGAAAGTTGTATGCCTATATCTTGGGGATCCCCTATGTTGATCTAAAGAAGAATATTATTTCTCCAGATATTCTTCAAGTCGTCCCTGAATTAATCGCGAAAAAATATAACATTGTCGCTTTTGAGAAAACCGGCAAGGATTTGAAAGTAGCAATGCTTAATCCGGAAGATCTTCAAACGATAGATTTTATAAAAAAGAAAACTGGTCTCAAAATAACGCCATGCCTTGCTACTCTTGAGAGTATCCAATCAGTGATAAGGCAATACGAAAAAAGCCTTAAAGCCGAGTTTGGAGATATCATAGAGAAAAGCTCTGAAGAAATAGCGGGAAAGCAAGATAAAGAAAAGGATGAGGATTTGGAAGAAATAGCCCAAGGGCTTCCTGTAATAAGAATCATAGATACGCTTCTTAAGCACGCCATTCTTCAATCGGCTAGCGATATTCACATTGAACCGGAAGAAAAAGATGTAGTAGTTCGTTATAGAATAGACGGAGTTCTTCACGATGCGATGACTCTTCCTCGAGAGGTTCTTTCTGGTCTAGTAGCTAGAATAAAAGTTTTGTCTAATTTGAAGCTTGATGAACATCGCTTGCCTCAAGACGGAAGGTTTAAAATTGAAAATGAAAGTTACAAATTTTCTTTGCGTGTGAGCATATTGCCGGTCTTTGATGGGGAAAAGATAGTGATGCGCCTTTTGGACGAGACATCCAAGGGGTTGACTCTCGAAAAAATGGGGCTTTCCGGACTTTCTCTTGAAATAGTTCACAGAGAAATAAAGAAACCTAACGGAATGGTTTTAGTAACGGGTCCGACGGGTAGCGGGAAAACGACAACTCTTTATACGGTTATGGATATTATTAACACAGCTGAAGTTAACATCAGCACCGTCGAAGATCCTGTTGAATATAGAATGCCCAGAATAAATCAAACGCAAGTTAACACGAAAATAGGAATGACATTTGCTTCGGCGCTTCGGTCTTTGCTTCGCCAAGATCCAGATATAATAATGGTCGGAGAAATCAGAGACAAAGAAACTCTAGAGATAGCCATACAGGCGGCTATGACCGGGCATCTAGTTCTTTCTACGCTTCATACCAATAGCGCATCCGGAGCGCTTCCAAGAATGATAGATATGGGAGCAGAACCGTTTTTAATCGCATCTACTGTTAATGTTATCATTGCCCAGAGACTTGTTAGAAAACTTTGCCCTGAATGCAGAAGCGAGTATATCTTGACGGATAAAGAGATAAAAACATTAAAAAATGGCATTGATATGGATGGGATCTTAAAATATTTAAAAAACAGCAAGGAATTTGATAAAATAATAAAAGCTGATGACGATTGGTCAAATATAAAATTCTATAAATCGAAAGGTTGCGAACAGTGTGGAAATGAAGGATATCGCGGAAGAGTCGGAATTTTTGAAGTTCTTGGCATCAATGAAGAAATAGAAAAATTAATTGTCGAATCAGCTTCAACTGAGACAATAGAGAAAAAAGCGAAAGAAAAGGGAATGGCAACCATGATAGAAGACGGGTTCGCTAAAGCGGTTCAAGGAACAACTTCAATAGAAGAAGTTATCAGAGTAACAAAGGAGTAA